One Thermodesulfobacteriota bacterium genomic window, GAGCGGACATACCGTCGAATGACGGAAGCGAGTAATCCGAAAGGACAATGTCGGGCAGGAACCGCTCGAGCTCGGATTGAAGAGACTCCCTCGTCTCCACACGTTTCGTACGGAAAGCGATGTTGGCCTTTTTGAGCTCGCGCTCGACAAGCTCTGCATCGGTTGGCACGTCCTCGACTATGAGGACCTTGAGCTCCTTTTCCATCTGGTTTCCTCGAACAAAAATATTAAAACCCGCATCCTCCGAACATGTCCGTCCCCGTCTAGCCCGGCGGCTGGTTGAGAAGGAGCCAGTAGAGGCCGAGCTGCGATACGGCGAGTATGAACTTGTCGAAGTCCACCGGTTTAACTATATAGCTGCTTACGCCCAATTTATAGCTATCGACGATATCCCTTTCTTCCTTGGACGACGTAAGCACGACGACCGGGGTCATCTTCGTTCTTTCGTCGGCTTTTATTCTCTTCAGCACTTCGAGGCCGTCCACCTTGGGGAGCTTGAGGTCGAGAAGTATTACCTTGGGCCGGCTTTCGACCCTTCTCGACGCGTATATCCCCGAAGCGAAGATGAAATCGAGCGCCTCGGCGCCGTCCCTTACCACGTGGATGTTATTCGCGATATTATTCTTCCTGAGCGCCCTGAGCGTGAGCTCCTCGTCGTTCGGGTTGTCCTCGACCAGAAGTATCTCGACCTGGTTCATGTCCGTCATGTCAAACCTCCTTCGTCTTTTGGAAAACTGAAATAAAATGCCGCCCCCTCCCCCACTTTTCCTTCGGCCCAGACCTGCCCGCCGTGTCTTACCACTATACGCTTTACGAGCGCAAGCCCCACCCCCGTGCCTTCGAATTCGTTCTGGCTGTGGAGCCGCTGGAAGACCCCGAACAGCTTGTCTACATAGGTCATGTCGAAACCTATACCGTTGTCTCTGATGCAGTATACGTTTTCCCGTCCGGACGAATGACCTGTCATCTCTATGGTTCCTTCATTGCCCTTGTTCCTGGTGAACTTGACGGCGTTCGAGATAAGATTGACCATCACCTGCCGTATCATGGCCCTGTCGCCGTAAGCGGACGGGAGATGGTTCAGCGTGAATTTCAGCGACCTGTCAGGGTTATCGGCCTGAATTTCCTGGAAAACGATCCTCGCCATCTCGCTGATGTTTACCTCGACCGGCAGGACATCCTGCCTCCCGAGGCGCGAAAACGCGAGGAGGTCGTCGATGAGCTGGCCCATGTTGAGAGTATTCGATCTTATGACGGAGAAGAGGCGGAGCCCTTCCTCGTCGAGTGCTTCGGAGTAATCCTCGAGGAGTATACGTGAAAAGCCGTCTATCGCCCGGAGCGGCGCCCGGAGGTCGTGAGAAACCGAGTAGCTGAACGCTTCGAGCTCCTTGTTGACGGCAGTGAGCTCATCGAGACGCAGTTCGAGCTCCGCGTTCAGGGAGCGGTTCTCTTTTTCGCTTTTGCGGAGCGCTTCGACTATGTTGGCGTTATGAACCGCAGCCTCCAGCTGAACCGCGGCGGTATCTAGCAGTCCGAGCTCTTCCTTGTCGAAGGCGTCCTCCGTCAGGGAATTTATGTTAACGACGCCTGCTACCCGGCCTTCGTATCGTATGGGCATCGAAATGTAGCTTTTCGTTCCGAGCTCTTTCCCCGCGGGCCCCATGGCCGTATCGTTCCCGGCGTCGGGGCAGTACGTAGCCTTGCCTTCCGTAATGGTCTTCCACGTGAGCCCCCTCGGGGAAGGTATGATCTTTATCTTCTCGTATATGCTTTCGGGATAGCCCGAATATGCGGTCAGGACGGCGCTGTCCCCCTCTACCATGAATACCCCGATGTAATCCGCTCCGTGCATATTTTCCTTTATGGATTTTACGGCGTTGGAGAGGACCTCGCGCAGGTCGACCGACCCGTGAACGCTGCCGGTAATGGCGTTTATTATGGCCTCCGTCCTGTTTTTCCGGGAAAGCTCCTCGAGGGTGTCGTTGAGGGCTTCCTCGGCCTTCCGGCGCTCGCCGATTTCCTTTCCGAGCTCGTTTATCGCTCTCTGGAGCTCGGACGTCCGCTCGGATACGCGCCGTTCGAGGGTTTCGTTCAGAAGATGCACTTCGTTCTCCGCCCTTGTGCGTTCTACGTCGGAGCTGTTGAGCCACCTCGCGCTGAGCCATATCAGGATGGTGAAGAGGACCATCGTGGAAACGGCGAAGAACGAGAGGCCTATGCCTGTATCGTAATAGCCGAGCTCCTGGCCTTTCAGCCTCAGCCACCCGAAGAAGAACGGAAGTATTATCGCCCACGGGAGCACCCGGCGGGCGAGCATCCCGCCCATTGTATCCATGGTTACGACGGACATCAGCCCCTTGCCCGGCCTTATGAAGAGGACGCCGAAGGAAAGCAGTATCGTGGCGATAGCCGTATTGAGAGCGACGGAAGAATAGGCGTAGAATTTGTAAAGCGCTTCGACGCCGTAGGCATAGCCGATGATCGAAAGGAGGCTCATGAACCCCGCAATCATGGCGAGAACCCCGGCATAGGGCTCCGCCCCTGTCCTTACCGCCACCATCAGCATCCCCAGCCCCAGTATAGCGAAGTTAAAAGACGAAAGGGGGGACATCCTGCCCGGGGACCCGCCGCTTATTTCGGCATTAGGGTCGGCGTAGATTAGATTGTCTATGCCGAAATCGTGGCCCGAGACGTACTGGAGCAATGTCATGAGCCCGAGAACGAAAAGAAGGAAGGCGAATATGCCGGCCACGGCTTCCGCGGCCCGGCTCCCCCGCACCGTCAGGAGGAGCCAGAGGGAGAGACCGCCCAGAACGAATCCGATGGCGGTGTTGACCTTCATGTACGGGTATCCGGGAATCAGCGACTTAAGGGTTCCGGAGTCCGTCACCCATCCGGTAAGCACAAGTATCCCTATAGCGACTACGACAATACTTGCCGTTTTGGAGAACGCATTCAGAAAAGCGACCACTCCGGGTGCTGTCATGAATCCTCCACTAGCGCCCCCTCTGGAATCTTCGGATGATTCTGGTACGGGGATCTTCTGTTTTGCTCTGAAAGGAATGTGGTGTTCATCGTATAAAGCCGCTGCACGTAATCGAGACGCTCTTGTCGAAAACGGAATTCCCAGGATTTATTCGCTAATTATATAGCCGTTCCTTTTTTGAATCAATCCTCAATTCGATGTATTGGTATTACATTAAAAGCCTTATTCTTGATAGTAAATTGCGTGAATACGGGGTACTCGAACATGCATGTGCAAACGTCGTGAAATACACTACATCGACAGTTCGGTATATCGAGAATAAAGGAAAATAAGCCAGAGGAAAAGGGCGCCGGAAAAATTATTCCCGCTCCCCATTATAAGGAGCCGGGAGAGGAAGCCGGCCATGGACCAGGCATCTCCCCCGGCTGAGGCATGAGGTATGGGTTCCCTGAAATTTTACTTGGCCGCTTTTTCGTTGATTACGGATTCGGCTATGCCCGTGAGCTTTTTGTCGGCCTGCTTTTCCTCGTTGAGCGTGGACTGGAAAAGCTTGGCGGCTTGCTCCTGTCCGAGGTGTTCGGCGAATGCCCTAAGAGTCCCGTAGGCGGCTATCTCGTAATGCTCGACCCTTTGCGCGGCCGCTATGAGCCCCGCGTCGTTCACGCTGGGATCGTAGTCCTTGCCGTTCTGTATGAATTCTTTCCCTTCCTCGATTATGCCCTCCATGGCGTCGCACTTATCTCCGGACGCCTTCTCGCCCATCATCTCGAAGACCTGCTCGAGCCTCTCAATGTGATGCTCGGTTTCTTCGAGGTGGTGATCGAAGGCATTCTTGAGCGAAAGCTGAGCGGCTGCGCTCGCCATCCTGGGCAGTGTTTTGGCTATCTGTTTTTCTGCGTAGTAAATGTCTTTAAGCTGATTCATGAATAAGTGTTCGAGCGTATGCATGACTGTTCTCCTATAATGGTTTTAACGATATAGTAGCAACTGGCATGCCGGATAGAGGGAAACGAGGCATGACAGGGGTTTATGAGAAACGTATGCCGGGGAGCGCCGGCGAGTGTAGAAATCTATGCAAGAAGCGGTGGAGAATTGTCTGCAGCCGGGCGGCTTTCGTGGACAGTGCCTAGGAGGGGACGACTATCTCCTCGATGAATTCGGGCGGGAGGCTGTCGCCCCATTTCTTTATTACCTCTCTCGTAACGTAGTCCCTTATGTCGGCTTCCGTTTTGAGCCCGAGCGAGGCGCGGGCGATCTCCCTGGATTCCTTCTCCGTTATGGAGCCGAGGAGCTTTTTCACCCTGGGTATCGAGTGCGTGTTCATGCTGAGCTCGCCCACGCCGAGCCCGACTAGGAGCGGGACGCAGGGGAGCTGGCCGGCCATTTCGCCGCAGACGGCGACGGGAATGCCGCGGGGGCGGGCCGCGTCGACTACGCCCGAGATGAGCCTTAGTATCGCGGGATGAAACGGGGAGTAGAGGTAGGACACGTGCTCGTTGACCCTGTCGATGGCGAGGGTGTACTGTATGAGGTCGTTCGTGCCTATGCTGAGGAAATCGGCCTCGGCCGCGATGTCAGAGGCCATTATAGCCGCCGAAGGAGTTTCTATCATTACACCGACGGCCCATGACGGCCCTTCGCCGAGCCCGGAGGCGACTTCGGATATTATGGCCTTCGCCTTTCGGAGCTCGCTTATCCCCGAGATCATCGGGAGGAGTATTCTTACCTTTTTTCCGGTGGATGCGGACGCCCGCAGTATCGCCTTTATCTGGGTTTTGAAGGTCTCGACGTCTCTCAATGAATACCTTATGCCGCGGAGGCCGAGCGCAGGGTTGAGCATTCTCGAAAGCTCCATGCCCGTGGGGAATTTGTCGCCCCCGATGTCGAGCGTCCGGATGGTCATTATAGGCGAATCTAGCGACGTGATGACTTTTTTATAGTTTTCGTACTGCTCCTGCTCGCCTGGGTAGTTCGCGGACTTCGTGAACAGGAACTCCGTCCTGTACATGCCTATGCCTTCGGCCCCGAAGCACGAGGCATGGCCGAGCTCGTCGGTGAGCTCGACGTTGGCGTTTATACGGACGACCCTGCCGTCGAGGGTTCTCCCGGGGAGCTTGGCATATTCGAGGAGCTTTTTTTCGAGGGCCGCGTAGTCGGACTTGAGCTTGCGAAAGCTATCGATTTCGTGCTCGCCGGGGTCGAGTATAACGGTGCCGCTGAAGCCGTCGACGAATATCCTGTCGCCGGGGCAGGCCCTGAGCGTGATGTCTTCGAGGCCCATCACGGCCGGGACGCCGACGGATTTGGCGACGATGGCGCTGTGCGAGGTGGAAGTGCCGATGTCGGTTACTATGGCGAGCGCGCCGTGCTTCGCGTACTCTACGACGTCCACGGCCGACACGTCGTGGGCCACGAGGACGGAATCCTTCCCGAGGCGGAGCTTTTCGTCCCCGGCCCCGCGGAGGTTCCGGAGTATCCTCTCGCCGAGGTAGTAGATGTCGGCGAGGCGCTCTTTCATGTAAATGTCCTCGACGTTACGGAATTTTTCGCTCTTCCTGGAGAGGACCGAGTTAACCGCCCATTCCGCGTTTACCCCTTCGGACTCTATGAGCCGGAGGACCTCGCCCGAAAGGAGCTCGTCTTCGAGCATCATGATATTGAGGTTGAGTATCTGGAGGTGGTCGCCTTCTTCGGTGGAGCCCATGCCGTCCTTTATCGACAGGAGCTCGGCCTTGGAGCGGCCCACGGCGGTCATAAACCTGTCCTTTTCGGACTCGACGGAGGCCGGGTCTATCTGCTTCCTCTCTACTATCATCCTCGACCTGTCGAGGAGTACGACCCTCCCGAGGGCGATGCCGCCCGAGATGGGGATAGCCTTTCTCTCAACCCTCATACGCCTTCTCCGAATCCGCTTTCTATGAGCGCCCCGATTTCATCCATGGCGCTCTCGGAATCATCCCCCCTCGTTACGACCTTTATCGTGCTTCCCTTTGCCGCCGCCAGCGAAAGCACGCCGAGAATACTCTTGCCGTCTACCTCGTAGCCGTCCTTCGAGAGCTTGACGTCGCTCGAGAACCTGCCGGATAGTCTGACGAAAGCAGCGGCGGCCCGGGCGTGGAGACCGAGCTTGTTCTTAACGGTGAATTCCCTTGCCAATTCTTTTTCCGGCAATGTGTGGTGACCTCGCTAGGATATGAGTTTTTCCAATATGACGATTAGAACGGGCCCGGTTGTCTCTCGTTTTAATTATAATTTTGAGCGCGTATATTTGCAATCGCCGCCGCGGACGCAGCCGGGCGGAAGAGCGAGGAATCGACGGGAACGTTCACCTCGACGCCGTCCTCGTAGACGAGCGTTATGGATAGCCCCTTCGATTCGAACTCTATCCTCCGGGCGAAATAATGCCCCGCGATAAGGCCGTCGAAATACTCGTAGGAGACAGAAGCCTTTCTCCCCCCTTCGAGCGAGAACTCGGCTTTGCGGGCCTTGAAGGTGGACGGATCGAGCCATACGATATCATCTCCGCCGCCGGCGCCGCCGGGATACGTCAGCTTGAGAAGCGCGCCGTCGGTGCTCATGCCGGGCGTTCTCCCGGACGAGAACACGTCGTACGGGAGCCTCCCGAGAACGAGGCTCGTGAGGCTTTCGGCGGTTACGGAGAGGTCGAGCCCGGGATAGATGTCGGCGAGGTTGAACTCTTCCCCGCCTTCGTAAACCTCGCGGGCCGAGGAGGAGATTATATATATCTTCTCGCCGTCAGAGGATATAAACCCAACGGTGCTGCCGAAGGGATTGAGCGCTTCGAGTCTTATCCTGTCGGGTTCGTTCGCCACCGTGACCTGTGTGTAGGAGATCTTCTCACCGGGCGCCGAGATGCTCACCCGGGCCAGGCCCTTGACGGATTTTACGCTGCTGTCGAGGAGCGCGGCCTTTGAGGCAGCCTCGCCGGCCGTCATCTCACCCGGGCCCGCGGTCGGCGCCTTCGGCGCGCAGGATGCGGCCGTCACCAGCAGGAGAGCTCCGAGAACGAGGGTGCGCGGTTCGAGAATCACAGCTCGCTTCTTATCCTCTGGACCTGGGTGATGCGCTCTATTTTTTCCATGAGCCTCGCGCGGAGCTCGGTATCGTCGTCGTCCGGCGATTCTTCCTCGGATATGATATCGAGGCCCCGGCGGTAATAGGCCAGTGCGGTATCGTCGTCGCCCGCGGCGGAGTAGGCGTCGCCAAGGTGCTCGTATATGGACGGGTCGCCGGGCTGCCTTTCGGCGGCTTCCCTCAAGACGGTTATAGCCTCGTCGTACCTGCCTTTTTTATAGTAGACCCACCCAAGGCTGTCGAGTATGTATCCCTTGTCGGGCGACAGGGAGAGGGCTTTCTTAACCAGCGCCTCGGCCTCGTCGAGGTTCTCGCCGCGCTCGGCGTAGGTATACCCGACGAAGTTAAGGGCGTCGGCGTGCTCGGGGTTTATCCCGATGAGCTCCTTCATGGTTTCGATCGACTTTTCCTGCTCGTCGAGGAGGTAGTACGTGACCCCGAGCGAGTAGTATATGGTTTCGCTTTCCGGGTTTGCTTCGAGGAACTTTTTGTAAAGCCCGACGGCGTCCTCGTCGCGCCCGAGCTTTCTGTAAACGCTTCCCAGGTAATTGACTATGATTTCGTTTTGCGGCTCGCGCCGGTAGGCCTGCTCCATTATGGCGAGCGATTCGGAGAGCGAGCCCTGTTTTTCGTAGATGTAGGCCTTCTGGACGAGGCTAGCGTCGTAGAATTCCGATTCGGGGCCGAGGGCGTCCAGGAGCTGAACCGCGGATTCGTAGTTGCCCGTCTCGACGTATGCGAGGGCGAGGTAGTACTTGGCCCTTTCGTCGTTCGGGTTGCCGAGGAGTATTAGCCTGAACTCTTCTATCGCTTTTTCGAAGTCGCGGCTTTCTATATAAAGGAGGCCGAGACGGAGTTTCAAATCCGGGTTGTGATAGTCGAGTGTCTCCGCCTTTTCGAACTGCTCGCGGGCGTCCTCGACGCGGTTAACGCGGAAGAGGAAGTTGCCGTAGCGGACGTAGGACTCGAGGCTGTTCGGGTAAAGCACGATGACGTCCCTGTATATGTCTTCGGATTCCTTTATCCTCCCCTGCTGCTCGTATACGACGGCAAGCTCGACGAGGGCCGAGCCGAAGCTCGGGTTGATTTCGAGGGCTTTCTTGTAGCTCGCCTCGGCGCCGGCGTAGTCGCCCTTTTCGTAAAGGAGCCGCCCGAGGAAGAAATACCCCTTTTCGCTGTCGGGGTAGAGCTCGGTGATTTTCTCGAATTTGGCCTCTGC contains:
- a CDS encoding response regulator — encoded protein: MTDMNQVEILLVEDNPNDEELTLRALRKNNIANNIHVVRDGAEALDFIFASGIYASRRVESRPKVILLDLKLPKVDGLEVLKRIKADERTKMTPVVVLTSSKEERDIVDSYKLGVSSYIVKPVDFDKFILAVSQLGLYWLLLNQPPG
- a CDS encoding ATP-binding protein, which encodes MTAPGVVAFLNAFSKTASIVVVAIGILVLTGWVTDSGTLKSLIPGYPYMKVNTAIGFVLGGLSLWLLLTVRGSRAAEAVAGIFAFLLFVLGLMTLLQYVSGHDFGIDNLIYADPNAEISGGSPGRMSPLSSFNFAILGLGMLMVAVRTGAEPYAGVLAMIAGFMSLLSIIGYAYGVEALYKFYAYSSVALNTAIATILLSFGVLFIRPGKGLMSVVTMDTMGGMLARRVLPWAIILPFFFGWLRLKGQELGYYDTGIGLSFFAVSTMVLFTILIWLSARWLNSSDVERTRAENEVHLLNETLERRVSERTSELQRAINELGKEIGERRKAEEALNDTLEELSRKNRTEAIINAITGSVHGSVDLREVLSNAVKSIKENMHGADYIGVFMVEGDSAVLTAYSGYPESIYEKIKIIPSPRGLTWKTITEGKATYCPDAGNDTAMGPAGKELGTKSYISMPIRYEGRVAGVVNINSLTEDAFDKEELGLLDTAAVQLEAAVHNANIVEALRKSEKENRSLNAELELRLDELTAVNKELEAFSYSVSHDLRAPLRAIDGFSRILLEDYSEALDEEGLRLFSVIRSNTLNMGQLIDDLLAFSRLGRQDVLPVEVNISEMARIVFQEIQADNPDRSLKFTLNHLPSAYGDRAMIRQVMVNLISNAVKFTRNKGNEGTIEMTGHSSGRENVYCIRDNGIGFDMTYVDKLFGVFQRLHSQNEFEGTGVGLALVKRIVVRHGGQVWAEGKVGEGAAFYFSFPKDEGGLT
- a CDS encoding ferritin-like domain-containing protein, which codes for MHTLEHLFMNQLKDIYYAEKQIAKTLPRMASAAAQLSLKNAFDHHLEETEHHIERLEQVFEMMGEKASGDKCDAMEGIIEEGKEFIQNGKDYDPSVNDAGLIAAAQRVEHYEIAAYGTLRAFAEHLGQEQAAKLFQSTLNEEKQADKKLTGIAESVINEKAAK
- the ptsP gene encoding phosphoenolpyruvate--protein phosphotransferase, translated to MRVERKAIPISGGIALGRVVLLDRSRMIVERKQIDPASVESEKDRFMTAVGRSKAELLSIKDGMGSTEEGDHLQILNLNIMMLEDELLSGEVLRLIESEGVNAEWAVNSVLSRKSEKFRNVEDIYMKERLADIYYLGERILRNLRGAGDEKLRLGKDSVLVAHDVSAVDVVEYAKHGALAIVTDIGTSTSHSAIVAKSVGVPAVMGLEDITLRACPGDRIFVDGFSGTVILDPGEHEIDSFRKLKSDYAALEKKLLEYAKLPGRTLDGRVVRINANVELTDELGHASCFGAEGIGMYRTEFLFTKSANYPGEQEQYENYKKVITSLDSPIMTIRTLDIGGDKFPTGMELSRMLNPALGLRGIRYSLRDVETFKTQIKAILRASASTGKKVRILLPMISGISELRKAKAIISEVASGLGEGPSWAVGVMIETPSAAIMASDIAAEADFLSIGTNDLIQYTLAIDRVNEHVSYLYSPFHPAILRLISGVVDAARPRGIPVAVCGEMAGQLPCVPLLVGLGVGELSMNTHSIPRVKKLLGSITEKESREIARASLGLKTEADIRDYVTREVIKKWGDSLPPEFIEEIVVPS
- a CDS encoding HPr family phosphocarrier protein, with the protein product MAREFTVKNKLGLHARAAAAFVRLSGRFSSDVKLSKDGYEVDGKSILGVLSLAAAKGSTIKVVTRGDDSESAMDEIGALIESGFGEGV
- a CDS encoding DUF4292 domain-containing protein, translated to MILEPRTLVLGALLLVTAASCAPKAPTAGPGEMTAGEAASKAALLDSSVKSVKGLARVSISAPGEKISYTQVTVANEPDRIRLEALNPFGSTVGFISSDGEKIYIISSSAREVYEGGEEFNLADIYPGLDLSVTAESLTSLVLGRLPYDVFSSGRTPGMSTDGALLKLTYPGGAGGGDDIVWLDPSTFKARKAEFSLEGGRKASVSYEYFDGLIAGHYFARRIEFESKGLSITLVYEDGVEVNVPVDSSLFRPAASAAAIANIRAQNYN
- a CDS encoding tetratricopeptide repeat protein, with the translated sequence MNERTGKKLLTAALALFLPLAALTACAPKSAKTIDPMNPEAPFVSEEPSRNDAYYHFSLSRMLYLDGRNADSLRELEYAELADPESAYLKYNLALMYISEGRMTDALTKLEESIEVGPGFAPSYTLLGRVYASSRDPALKEKSVDILNKAVELDPNDAESLLFLAIMDTEAGNLDSAEAKFEKITELYPDSEKGYFFLGRLLYEKGDYAGAEASYKKALEINPSFGSALVELAVVYEQQGRIKESEDIYRDVIVLYPNSLESYVRYGNFLFRVNRVEDAREQFEKAETLDYHNPDLKLRLGLLYIESRDFEKAIEEFRLILLGNPNDERAKYYLALAYVETGNYESAVQLLDALGPESEFYDASLVQKAYIYEKQGSLSESLAIMEQAYRREPQNEIIVNYLGSVYRKLGRDEDAVGLYKKFLEANPESETIYYSLGVTYYLLDEQEKSIETMKELIGINPEHADALNFVGYTYAERGENLDEAEALVKKALSLSPDKGYILDSLGWVYYKKGRYDEAITVLREAAERQPGDPSIYEHLGDAYSAAGDDDTALAYYRRGLDIISEEESPDDDDTELRARLMEKIERITQVQRIRSEL